From a single Maylandia zebra isolate NMK-2024a linkage group LG3, Mzebra_GT3a, whole genome shotgun sequence genomic region:
- the LOC112432159 gene encoding uncharacterized protein LOC112432159 — MEEEDGAGSAASSCVSVRSDRSKGEPPWFSNEPAATIVDQQRAEVSTGQSAQQHQTHLDSVVMRLEDNITMFVKNELKKIQKLLSPDHPETLKSQMEDEEMFEGEDEDERKSCREAFLKITLHFLRRLKQHEMADHLQSSKRISLKTEY, encoded by the exons atggaggaagaggatggagcAGGATCTgcagcatccagctgtgtgtctgtgaggagtgaccggtccaaaggaGAACCTCCATGGTTCAGTAATGAACCTGCAGCAACAAT agtggaccagcagagaGCAGAGGTTTCCACTGGTCAGTCTGCACAGCAACATCAAACACACCTGGACTCTGTGGTTATG cggctggaggacaacatcaccatgtttgtgaagaacgagctgaagaagatccagaagcttCTGAGTCCAGATCACCCAGAAACTTTAAAGAGCCAGATGGAGGATGAGGAGATGTTTGAaggtgaggatgaagatgaaagaaagagctGCAGAGAAGCATTTCTGAAGATCACACTCCACTTCTTGAGGCGACTTAAGCAGCATGAGATGGCTGACcatctgcagagcagtaagagaaTTTCTCTAAAGACTGAATATTGA